The following coding sequences are from one Devosia neptuniae window:
- a CDS encoding aldo/keto reductase translates to MKMRHLGHSGLEVSAIGLGCMGISQSYGVPMETPAGVKLIRDAFERGITFFDTAEVYGPYTNEEVVGEALEPIRDQVVIATKFGFDIDGSGVPDSRPERIRKAVEGSLKRLRTDHIDLLYQHRVDRNTPIEDVAGTVKDLIAEGKVKHFGMSEAGVANIRRAHAVLPVTALQSEYSLMWREPEEQILPLLEELGIGFVPFSPLGKGFLTGTIDSNTKLAEKDFRNSVPRFDPENRVANQVLVDTVRRIAAEKQITPAQLALSWVLAQKPWIAPIPGTTKLHRLEENIGAATVNLTASELAAIEHAVGGIEIKGDRYSAANQARIDR, encoded by the coding sequence ATGAAAATGCGGCACCTCGGTCATAGCGGCCTTGAAGTTTCGGCAATCGGCCTCGGTTGCATGGGCATCAGCCAGTCCTATGGTGTGCCCATGGAGACACCGGCCGGCGTCAAGCTGATCCGCGACGCCTTCGAGCGGGGCATCACCTTCTTTGACACCGCTGAAGTCTACGGTCCCTACACAAACGAGGAAGTGGTCGGGGAGGCTCTCGAACCCATCCGCGACCAGGTCGTGATCGCCACCAAGTTCGGCTTCGACATTGATGGCAGCGGCGTCCCCGACAGCCGCCCAGAACGCATCCGCAAGGCCGTGGAAGGGTCGTTGAAGCGCCTGCGCACGGATCATATCGACCTGCTGTACCAGCACCGTGTGGATCGCAATACGCCGATCGAAGACGTTGCCGGCACGGTCAAGGACCTGATCGCCGAGGGCAAGGTGAAGCATTTCGGCATGTCCGAAGCCGGTGTCGCCAATATTCGCCGCGCCCATGCCGTGTTGCCGGTCACGGCGCTACAAAGCGAGTATTCGCTGATGTGGCGCGAGCCGGAGGAGCAAATCCTGCCCCTGCTCGAAGAACTCGGCATTGGCTTCGTCCCCTTCAGCCCATTGGGCAAAGGCTTCCTGACCGGCACGATCGATAGCAATACAAAGCTGGCGGAAAAGGACTTCCGCAATTCCGTGCCACGCTTCGACCCCGAAAACCGGGTTGCCAACCAGGTCCTGGTGGATACCGTGAGGCGCATCGCGGCCGAGAAGCAGATCACGCCGGCGCAACTCGCCCTGTCCTGGGTTCTGGCGCAAAAGCCGTGGATCGCGCCCATTCCCGGCACCACAAAGCTACACCGTCTCGAGGAAAATATCGGCGCCGCTACGGTCAATCTGACCGCCTCCGAACTGGCTGCAATCGAACATGCGGTGGGCGGTATCGAGATCAAGGGGGATCGATATTCGGCTGCCAACCAGGCGCGGATCGACCGATGA
- a CDS encoding NAD(P)H-binding protein — MSAGSAPKVLVLGANGQVARHTTPVLLKAGAELTLFLRRASRLANPDPARVRIVEGDVLDAPTLRTAMQGQDVVYANLAGDMARQAHAIVDAMRETGLKRLIFISSMGIYGEVPGETYRSALDPYRDSAAIIQESGLDYTILRPGWFNRQPSASYRLTKKGGPFIGHDVTLNGLSALIAALATTPDLQVGESLGVSHI; from the coding sequence ATGAGCGCGGGCTCGGCGCCAAAAGTGCTCGTGCTGGGCGCCAACGGCCAGGTCGCGCGGCACACGACGCCCGTATTGCTCAAGGCTGGCGCGGAACTCACTTTGTTCCTGCGCCGTGCCAGCCGACTGGCGAACCCAGACCCGGCGCGGGTTCGGATCGTCGAAGGCGACGTCCTTGACGCGCCCACACTCAGGACCGCCATGCAGGGGCAGGACGTGGTCTATGCCAATCTCGCCGGTGACATGGCACGACAGGCCCATGCCATCGTCGACGCTATGCGGGAAACGGGTCTCAAGCGGCTGATCTTTATCAGTTCCATGGGCATCTATGGCGAAGTGCCCGGCGAGACCTATCGCAGCGCGCTTGATCCCTACCGTGACTCCGCAGCCATCATCCAGGAATCCGGTCTGGACTACACCATTCTGCGGCCTGGTTGGTTCAATCGGCAGCCCTCCGCAAGCTATCGTCTCACCAAGAAGGGAGGACCCTTTATCGGACACGACGTAACGCTGAATGGCTTGTCGGCACTGATCGCGGCGCTCGCCACCACGCCTGACTTGCAGGTCGGAGAAAGCCTGGGAGTCAGTCACATCTGA
- a CDS encoding zinc-dependent alcohol dehydrogenase family protein: MFGTIMYAPGDVRYEELPEPTILKPTDAIIKLSATCVCGSDLWPYRGANEITAPMHMGHEYCGVVVDVGSEVKTVKPGQFVVGSFVLSDNTCPHCAHGFHSSCEQREFMTGAQAQFARVPLADGTLVATDEHPADDLIPSLLAVSDALGTGWYAADAARVQAGSTVVVVGDGAVGLMGVLAAKQMGAGRIIAMSRHKSRQDLALEYGATDIVAERGEDGIAKIKQMTNRVGADSVLECVGTQQSMNQALQVARPGSMIGYVGVPHGVTFDGQNLFFTQVGMLGGPAPVRRFLPHLMDLVLTRKINPGKVFDLQIPLADVAEGYKAMDERRAIKTLLRV; encoded by the coding sequence ATGTTCGGAACCATTATGTACGCACCGGGCGATGTCCGGTACGAGGAATTGCCCGAGCCCACTATCCTCAAGCCGACCGACGCGATCATCAAGCTGTCGGCCACTTGCGTGTGCGGCTCTGATCTCTGGCCCTATCGTGGCGCCAACGAAATCACCGCGCCCATGCATATGGGCCATGAATATTGCGGCGTCGTGGTCGACGTCGGCAGCGAAGTAAAGACCGTCAAGCCAGGCCAGTTCGTGGTTGGCTCATTTGTGCTGTCCGACAACACTTGCCCGCACTGCGCCCACGGCTTCCACTCGTCCTGCGAACAGCGCGAATTCATGACTGGTGCGCAGGCGCAATTTGCCCGCGTGCCGCTCGCTGACGGCACGCTGGTCGCCACGGACGAGCATCCGGCCGACGACCTGATCCCGAGTCTTCTAGCAGTGTCTGATGCACTCGGCACCGGTTGGTACGCAGCCGACGCCGCGCGCGTTCAGGCCGGTTCGACCGTGGTCGTCGTTGGCGATGGCGCGGTGGGGCTGATGGGCGTGCTGGCTGCCAAGCAGATGGGGGCCGGCCGCATCATTGCCATGAGCCGCCATAAGAGCCGCCAGGACCTCGCGCTGGAATATGGCGCCACCGACATTGTCGCCGAACGTGGTGAGGACGGTATCGCCAAGATCAAGCAGATGACCAACCGCGTCGGTGCAGATTCAGTCCTTGAATGCGTCGGCACTCAGCAATCCATGAATCAGGCGCTGCAGGTTGCCCGTCCCGGCTCGATGATCGGTTATGTCGGCGTGCCTCATGGCGTGACCTTCGATGGTCAGAACCTGTTCTTCACCCAGGTGGGTATGCTGGGCGGCCCGGCGCCGGTGCGTCGTTTCCTGCCGCATCTGATGGACCTCGTGCTCACCCGCAAGATCAATCCCGGCAAGGTGTTCGACCTGCAAATCCCATTGGCCGATGTTGCCGAGGGCTACAAGGCCATGGACGAACGCCGCGCCATCAAGACGCTGCTGCGAGTCTAA